The following proteins are co-located in the Fibrobacter sp. genome:
- a CDS encoding carbohydrate-binding protein produces MKKGLVFASALVAAQMSVAATQATFYVAPDGSDAAKGTKDAPFKTIGAAQKAVRAINGSMTGDIEVILREGTYQVTNTINFDERDGGQNGHYVRYKAAEGEKPLITGGMPITGWTLHDEANNIWKAEGVEGRFRQLYVNNQKAVRACFPNVIAANDKGVGGFDHDFVRLTKVDSTGRAFDVNADYIKNIKNIEDVEIHLMIAWSENILRLEKAQVNGGTAKLIPKDPERTKLFHRAYPMLGTAFMSNPPKQQVFYLENSYDLIDAEGEWYLDEKEHVLYYKARKGENVQTANVVAPRVNTLFNVLGKDTKTKVGYMAFEGLTFAHSNYTRPSEEGFLDLQAANFNVDVLPDPGRGNWEKLNSNKFLLWRPDAAFRVENAHHFLVQGCVFSQIAATGLDFVSGTNDDLIQGNAFFEVGAAGIMLGKFAPDSLSEIHEGYNPSDKDEISTRDTIKNNLVTNVTNEHQGAVGIGAGYPRYVVIEHNEVSYTYYSGISVGFGWTKKETAMTNNHINWNNIHHIARLLCDSGPIYTLSNQGTGSEIQHNYIHDNGTSKWADYWNVPIYLDEGSSGFTVKENVFKNSPSGVGQNQAGQNTLQQTNDYYNADVVNNAGIEKDFQYIRNIKDIPVADFSNIVPQAPFNDVVHSIPGRLQFEDYDEGGQAVSYSDKDAANQGGAYREDGVDVVGLGCADSAATEDCKGYAIGYTEAGEWMEYTVNVILESEYVFRANVASGLDVAGFQLFLDGKAVSDTISIPKGEDWDTYTEINGKTEKLAKGEHVLRVMMTGAYGNLDWIQFALTEAELDVPDGIRGGYNLNLDVSNVGAYRIYNSQGRLMGNVNATSAREARDMVRSRVMDAGIYMVKTPNGSAFRMNVR; encoded by the coding sequence ATGAAAAAAGGTTTGGTATTTGCTTCAGCTTTGGTTGCGGCTCAGATGTCTGTGGCAGCAACTCAGGCGACATTTTATGTGGCTCCCGATGGAAGCGATGCTGCCAAGGGTACCAAGGATGCTCCCTTTAAGACCATTGGTGCAGCCCAGAAGGCTGTGCGCGCCATTAACGGTTCCATGACCGGCGACATCGAGGTGATTCTTCGCGAAGGCACCTACCAGGTAACCAATACCATTAATTTTGATGAACGCGATGGTGGCCAGAATGGTCATTACGTCCGCTATAAGGCTGCCGAAGGCGAAAAGCCCCTGATTACTGGCGGTATGCCCATTACGGGCTGGACCCTTCACGACGAGGCCAATAACATCTGGAAGGCCGAAGGTGTTGAGGGCCGTTTCCGTCAGCTTTATGTGAACAACCAGAAGGCTGTTCGCGCCTGTTTCCCCAACGTGATTGCGGCAAACGACAAGGGCGTCGGCGGTTTTGACCATGATTTTGTGCGCCTTACCAAGGTGGACTCTACGGGTCGCGCCTTCGATGTGAATGCGGATTACATCAAGAATATCAAGAACATCGAGGATGTTGAAATCCACTTGATGATCGCCTGGTCCGAAAATATCCTGCGTCTTGAAAAGGCCCAGGTGAACGGCGGTACTGCAAAGCTGATTCCCAAGGATCCCGAACGTACCAAGCTGTTCCATCGAGCATATCCTATGCTGGGCACCGCCTTCATGAGCAATCCGCCCAAGCAGCAGGTCTTCTATCTGGAAAATTCCTACGACCTTATTGATGCGGAAGGGGAATGGTACCTGGACGAAAAGGAACATGTACTTTACTACAAGGCTCGCAAGGGCGAAAATGTGCAGACTGCCAATGTGGTGGCTCCCCGCGTAAACACGCTGTTTAATGTCCTAGGTAAGGATACCAAGACCAAGGTGGGCTACATGGCTTTCGAAGGCTTGACCTTTGCCCACTCCAACTATACCCGCCCCAGCGAAGAAGGCTTCTTGGATTTGCAGGCAGCCAACTTTAACGTGGATGTCTTGCCGGATCCGGGTCGCGGTAACTGGGAAAAGCTGAACAGTAATAAGTTTTTACTGTGGCGCCCCGATGCTGCCTTCCGTGTAGAAAACGCCCATCATTTCTTGGTGCAGGGTTGCGTCTTCTCCCAGATTGCAGCTACCGGCCTTGATTTTGTTAGCGGAACAAACGATGACTTGATTCAGGGCAACGCCTTCTTTGAAGTGGGTGCCGCAGGCATTATGCTTGGCAAGTTTGCGCCCGACTCCCTCAGCGAAATTCACGAAGGTTACAACCCTTCCGACAAGGACGAAATCAGCACCCGCGATACCATCAAGAACAATCTTGTGACTAATGTGACCAACGAGCATCAGGGGGCAGTAGGTATTGGCGCTGGCTATCCCCGTTACGTTGTCATTGAACATAACGAAGTTTCCTACACTTACTACTCCGGAATTTCCGTTGGCTTTGGCTGGACCAAGAAGGAAACCGCCATGACCAACAACCACATTAACTGGAATAACATCCACCATATTGCCCGCTTGCTGTGTGACTCCGGTCCGATCTACACCTTGTCTAACCAGGGTACCGGCAGCGAAATCCAGCATAACTACATTCACGACAATGGAACTTCTAAGTGGGCAGACTACTGGAATGTGCCCATCTATCTGGACGAAGGCTCCAGCGGCTTTACCGTGAAGGAAAACGTGTTCAAGAATTCTCCGAGTGGTGTGGGCCAGAACCAGGCTGGACAAAATACTCTTCAGCAGACCAACGATTACTACAACGCCGATGTGGTAAACAATGCTGGCATCGAAAAGGATTTCCAGTACATCCGTAACATCAAGGACATTCCTGTGGCGGATTTCTCCAACATTGTTCCTCAGGCTCCTTTCAACGATGTGGTTCATAGCATTCCCGGTCGCCTGCAGTTTGAAGACTACGACGAAGGCGGTCAGGCAGTTTCTTACAGCGATAAGGATGCTGCAAACCAGGGTGGCGCTTACCGCGAAGACGGTGTGGACGTAGTTGGCCTCGGTTGTGCAGATTCTGCCGCTACGGAAGACTGCAAGGGCTATGCTATCGGCTATACCGAAGCCGGCGAATGGATGGAATACACCGTCAACGTGATTCTCGAAAGCGAATACGTCTTCCGCGCCAACGTGGCCAGCGGTCTGGATGTGGCTGGATTCCAGTTGTTCTTGGATGGCAAGGCTGTAAGCGATACCATCTCTATCCCCAAGGGCGAAGACTGGGACACCTATACCGAAATCAATGGCAAGACCGAGAAATTGGCAAAGGGCGAACATGTTCTTCGCGTCATGATGACGGGCGCTTACGGCAATCTGGATTGGATCCAGTTTGCGCTCACCGAAGCGGAATTGGATGTGCCCGACGGAATTCGCGGAGGCTACAACCTGAATCTGGATGTTTCCAATGTGGGCGCCTACAGGATCTACAATTCCCAAGGCCGCCTGATGGGCAATGTGAATGCCACATCCGCCCGCGAGGCTCGCGACATGGTTCGCAGCCGCGTTATGGACGCCGGTATTTACATGGTGAAGACGCCCAACGGCTCTGCCTTCAGAATGAACGTCCGCTAA